From Apium graveolens cultivar Ventura chromosome 9, ASM990537v1, whole genome shotgun sequence, the proteins below share one genomic window:
- the LOC141683211 gene encoding uncharacterized protein LOC141683211 → MDVFNDASDVVLEDMSEYEQYVTDDEFDATERQGEDLSDCNDEYIDEDLDFWKGYMDLGPPSKICGKCKARMWNEERNNKSNKNSPPTFSICCKNGQVELTKERPPLPFLYYLLSGGEKTAHFLKNIRTYNSLFQFTSLGGKIDRKINNGGGLYCFKLNGQNYHLTGSLKPKEGQSPKFAQLYVYDTDNEIQNRMDAVPGSDGLDPEIVEGLLKMLDENNKLSEGFRYARSSCVNYW, encoded by the exons ATGGATGTTTTCAATGATGCAAGTGATGTAGTACTGGAAGATATGTCGGAATATGAGCAATACGTAACTG ATGATGAATTTGATGCAACTGAACGCCAAGGTGAAGATTTATCAGACTGTAATGATGAATATATAGATGAGGATTTAG ATTTTTGGAAAGGATACATGGATCTTGGACCACCATCGAAAATATGTGGAAAATGTAAAGCAAGGATGTGGAATGAAGAGAGGAAcaacaaatcaaataaaaatagTCCACCTACATTCTCAATTTGCTGCAAAAATGGTCAGGTTGAACTTACTAAAGAACGTCCTCCTCTTCCTTTCCTCTACTATTTGCTTTCTGGAGGTGAAAAGACTGCTCATTTCCTGAAAAATATAAGGACATACAACTCCTTATTTCAATTTACCTCACTAGGAGGTAAAATAGATCGTAAAATCAACAATGGAGGAGGTCTGTATTGCTTTAAGCTGAATGGTCAAAATTATCATCTGACTGGAAGTCTTAAACCAAAGGAAGGACAATCACCAAAGTTTGCTCAACTCTATGTGTATGACACTGACAATGAAATCCAGAATCGGATGGACGCGGTCCCTGGATCTGATGGTCTTGATCCAGAGATCGTCGAAGGACTCTTAAAGATGTTGGATGAAAATAATAAGCTCTCTGAAGGATTCCGTTATGCACGTAGTAGCTGCGTTAATTATTGGTGA
- the LOC141685113 gene encoding uncharacterized protein LOC141685113, which produces MEYLPGMDVANKPDVIARVFKLKLDQLLYLIKNKNYFGKCIGGITRTLSSMIVVPVYRRRRTEASVLKKGVLLDNQYVVPYNRDLLLRFHCHINVEVCNSSRSLKYLFKYCLKGHNTTTMLLRKKNKKNTPDETTTKVKSTDEIKNFLDGRYICVSEAAWRLLGFDIHHRFPSVERLTVHMEDEKSVSFKPHDDLGDVAERAKI; this is translated from the exons ATGGAATATCTTCCCGGAATGGATGTAGCTAACAAACCCGATGTGATAGCTAGAGTGTTTAAGCTGAAACTTGATCAACTCCTATACCTTATAAAGAATAAGAACTACTTCGGGAAATGCATTGGAG GTATAACACGAACACTTTCTTCGATGATTGTAGTTCCTGTGTATCGTAGAAGGCGGACTGAAGCAAGTGTTTTGAAGAAAGGAGTTCTTCTTGACAACCAGTATGTTGTACCATACAATAGAGATTTGTTGTTGCGCTTTCATTGTCATATAAATGTCGAGGTCTGTAACTCCTCGCGATCTTTGAAATATCTTTTTAAATACTGCTTGAAAGGTCATAATACTACCACAATGCTTCttagaaagaaaaataaaaaaaatacaccGGATGAAACGACTACCAAAGTAAAGTCAACGGATGAGATCAAAAATTTCCTTGATGGTCGTTATATATGTGTGTCGGAAGCAGCTTGGAGATTGCTAGGTTTTGACATACACCATCGTTTCCCTTCTGTTGAGCGCTTAACGGTACACATGGAAGATGAGAAAAGTGTTTCGTTTAAGCCACACGATGATCTTGGAGATGTTGCTGAAAGAGCCAAAATTTGA
- the LOC141686742 gene encoding protein CLP1 homolog, protein MAAAGGGPSASTPEQVKLEKECELRVEVSPDSSLRLRLVTGTAEIFGTEIAPQIWLSFPPSVKFAVFTWYGATIEMDGATETYYTADETPMVSYVNVHAVLDARRNRSKASPSDSESSQGPRVIVVGPTDSGKSTLSRMLLSWAAKQGWKPTFVDLDIGQGSITIPACVAATPIELPIDPVEGIPLEMPLVYFYGHPTPSANADLYKVLVKELANILERQFAGNTESRAAGMVINTMGWVDGLGYELLLHAIDTFNATVVLVLGQEKLCSMLKDVLKSKPNVDVVKLQKSGGVVSRNAKVRQKARGHKIREYFYGLTNDLSPHSNVASFSDLTVFRVGGGPQAPRSALPIGAEPAADPTRLVQVKIDRDLLHLVLAVSYAKEPNEIISSNVAGFIYITDVDTQRNKITYLAPSAGDLPSRFLIVGSLTWIEN, encoded by the exons ATGGCGGCAGCAGGGGGTGGTCCATCGGCCTCGACTCCCGAGCAGGTTAAGTTGGAAAAGGAATGCGAGCTACGAGTTGAAGTCAGCCCGGACTCGTCTCTTCGCCTTCGATTAGTTACTGGCACTGCCGAAATATTTGGCACTGAGATTGCTCCTCAAATTTGGCTCTCCTTCCCCCCTTCCGTCAAATTTGCA GTTTTTACATGGTATGGAGCTACTATTGAAATGGATGGTGCTACTGAAACTTATTACACAGCAGATGAG ACACCAATGGTTAGTTACGTAAATGTACATGCTGTACTGGATGCAAGGAGGAACCGCTCCAAAGCATCTCCCAGTGATTCCGAGTCTTCTCAG GGTCCAAGGGTAATCGTCGTGGGACCTACAGATTCAGGAAAGAGTACCTTGTCAAGAATGCTTCTTAGTTGGGCAGCTAAACAAGGTTGGAAACCTACATTTGTAGATTTAGACATTGGCCAAGGATCAATAACTATTCCCGCTTGCGTAGCTGCCACTCCAATTGAGTTGCCTATCGATCCTGTGGAAGGAATTCCTCTTGAAATGCCTCTTGTTTACTTCTATGGGCATCCAACACCTAG TGCAAATGCAGATCTTTACAAGGTACTGGTCAAGGAACTCGCCAACATCTTGGAGAGACAGTTTGCCGGGAATACTGAATCTCGAGCTGCAGGGATGGTAATCAATACCATGGGCTGGGTAGATGGTCTTGGTTATGAG CTACTTCTACATGCGATTGATACATTCAATGCAACAGTTGTTCTGGTTCTGGGACAG GAAAAACTTTGTAGCATGCTTAAAGATGTTTTGAAAAGCAAACCAAATGTAGATGTCGTGAAACTTCAGAAGTCAGGTGGTGTCGTATCTAGGAATGCGAAAGTGCGTCAGAAGGCTAGGGGTCACAAAATAAGG GAATACTTTTATGGCCTTACAAATGATCTGTCCCCGCACTCTAATGTTGCTAGTTTTAGCGATTTAACTGTCTTTCGAGTTGGTGGTGGGCCACAGGCCCCTCGTTCGGCTCTGCCAATTGGTGCTGAGCCTGCTGCAGATCCTACAAGACTGGTTCAAGTGAAAATTGACAGAGATTTGCTGCATCTGGTTCTTGCTGTTTCCTACGCCAAAGAACCGAATGAAATAATTTCAAG TAATGTTGCTGGCTTCATCTATATCACTGATGTCGACACCCAAAG GAATAAAATCACATACCTTGCACCTTCTGCCGGAGACCTTCCTAGTAGATTTCTGATAGTGGGATCATTGACTTGGATTGAGAATTGA